A stretch of the Rosa rugosa chromosome 5, drRosRugo1.1, whole genome shotgun sequence genome encodes the following:
- the LOC133709712 gene encoding uncharacterized protein LOC133709712: MAGARVCATFPNLAHPILPATTPPKIPVSASVSVPSKITRRKNYLRPKILKTLNPKPDPQPAQPVVPVESPVTPSQDNHEFEHSSDRGDVVLGGAEVEELRVSETTAELSGISGKFSARTVLKYGGYFIGLFVLQTVVSVLLLGDSDPDENSKSRSSVLGKSNLKTSSGSELGNVVRFDDSRLGEKIEEIRAMARKARKIEKNESKGSIGNEDDAFSKSKNKIGIEREVGNRLVNLQKRLGSKREKLPGSFVNYLEMFGKFEDGVRKNNENVKEGDGALMFKKKLKFKTPTAEVNRNPKGFGGVKEEGGSSKSKRGSGGVDEIGRNASVGTDGMELLEVDDKEKPRETLEKGTGRLDEGQDREAGNMEPQNGTVHRTIQGRSSAEDVESIKPRGFGKKNPESLKKEIQGRTVESDGPTVQSVNSGSTQKKAKKQALANKVSSKQSDNETDPWWLHLPYVLVIFMRRGSDGQGGLFSIELNSQSQNESDASYTVAFEDRGDANNFCFLLESCFEDQDDFRATAAPLPNKELHKAVKSDGMKVIVVKKGQLQLYAGQPFAEVEMALRSLVLQN, translated from the exons ATGGCGGGTGCGCGTGTTTGCGCCACCTTCCCCAATCTCGCACACCCAATCTTACCCGCCACCACCCCGCCCAAAATTCCGGTATCAGCCTCCGTTTCCGTACCGTCAAAAATCACTCGCCGGAAGAACTATTTGCGCCCCAAAATtctcaaaaccctaaaccctaaacccgaCCCGCAACCCGCACAGCCCGTAGTTCCCGTCGAATCTCCAGTAACCCCATCCCAAGACAACCATGAATTCGAGCATAGCTCCGACCGAGGCGACGTCGTTTTGGGAGGAGCTGAAGTCGAAGAATTAAGAGTGTCTGAGACGACGGCGGAGCTCAGTGGCATTTCTGGTAAATTTTCTGCGAGGACTGTGCTAAAATATGGGGGTTATTTTATTGGGCTTTTTGTGCTACAGActgttgtttctgttttgttaTTGGGAGATAGTGATCCTGATGAAAATAGCAAGTCTAGGAGTTCAGTATTAGGCAAATCCAATTTGAAGACGAGTTCTGGGTCTGAATTGGGCAATGTGGTTCGGTTCGATGATTCCCGATTGGGGGAGAAAATTGAAGAGATTAGGGCAATGGCAAGGAAAGCGCGAAAGATTGAGAAGAATGAGTCCAAGGGAAGTATTGGAAATGAGGATGATGCATTTTCGAAGTCTAAGAATAAGATTGGGATTGAAAGGGAGGTTGGGAACCGGTTGGTTAACTTGCAGAAGAGGTTGGGTTCCAAAAGGGAGAAGTTGCCGGGTTCGTTTGTGAATTATCTGGAAATGTTTGGGAAGTTTGAAGATGGGGTGAGGAAGAATAATGAGAATGTGAAGGAGGGGGATGGGGCGTTGATGTTTAAGAAGAAGCTGAAGTTTAAGACTCCTACTGCAGAGGTGAATAGGAATCCGAAGGGTTTTGGAGGTGTCAAAGAGGAAGGTGGTTCTAGTAAGAGTAAGAGAGGTTCAGGTGGTGTAGATGAAATTGGGAGAAATGCAAGTGTTGGTACTGATGGTATGGAATTGCTGGAAGTTGATGATAAGGAGAAGCCGCGAGAGACTTTGGAGAAAGGAACAGGGAGATTAGATGAAGGACAGGACAGAGAAGCTGGAAATATGGAACCGCAGAATG GTACTGTCCACAGGACTATACAAGGGAGGTCATCTGCTGAAGATGTAGAGTCAATCAAACCAAGAGGCTTCGGGAAGAAAAACCCTGAAAGCTTGAAGAAAGAAATTCAGGGAAGGACAGTAGAATCAGATGGTCCTACTGTGCAGAGTGTGAATAGCGGTTCAACACAGAAAAAAGCCAAAAAACAAGCACTGGCTAACAAAGTCAGTAGTAAGCAGTCAGACAATGAGACTGATCCATGGTGGTTGCATCTTCCTTATGTTCTA GTTATTTTTATGCGTAGAGGTTCTGATGGGCAAGGAGGGCTTTTTAGCATAGAGCTCAATTCTCAGTCCCAAAATGAGAGTGATGCTTCCTATACTGTTGCTTTTGAGGACCGTGGTGATGCCAATAACTTCTGTTTCCTATTGGAGTCTTGTTTTGAAGATCAAGATGATTTCAGGGCCACTGCTGCTCCCTTACCAAATAAA GAACTTCATAAAGCAGTAAAATCAGATGGCATGAAGGTAATTGTTGTGAAGAAGGGGCAGCTTCAGCTGTATGCTGGGCAACCTTTTGCTGAAGTTGAAATGGCTTTGCGCTCTTTAGTTTTACAAAACTGA